From Patescibacteria group bacterium, one genomic window encodes:
- the murE gene encoding UDP-N-acetylmuramyl-tripeptide synthetase produces MDKIFSFIKKLIPKKIFKALQSPYHYLLSWSSALFAGFPSEKMVVIGITGTIGKTTTAYLLLRTLKECGFKVGLSSTAVFDDGKKEWLNDKRMTMVGRFFLQGLLAKMVKNGCQFAIVETTSEGIRQYRHKFINYDWLIFTGLYPEHIESHGGFENYKKAKGKLFEHLKDCKIKYVDDIFKICNQASCLQKTDLKRIKKTVVANLDDENAPYFLSFWAEEKIGFKMVDSLTHPASPGSAPLSRGELDLPENLQIEYYSEIKTETEGVSFQAFGEKIQLSLLGEFNAANAMAAACVARLAVKDINEIKEGLKSVKGVAGRMEKIDEGQSFTVIVDYAFEPNSLAKLYDTIEKFPHNRIINVLGSAGGGRDVARRPKLGLLVGKRADYVIITNEDPYDDDPLLIIEQIAIGAEKEGKKLNFDLFKIPDRRAAIRKAIEIAEEGDLILISGKGSEQLMMMANGEKIPWDDRTVAREEINMVRGNK; encoded by the coding sequence ATGGATAAAATATTCTCATTCATCAAGAAATTGATCCCGAAAAAGATTTTCAAGGCGCTTCAGTCGCCGTATCATTATTTATTAAGCTGGAGTTCGGCTTTGTTTGCCGGTTTTCCGTCGGAAAAAATGGTGGTGATCGGTATTACCGGGACGATCGGCAAAACCACCACAGCTTATTTATTGTTAAGAACTTTGAAAGAGTGCGGATTTAAAGTTGGCTTATCTTCCACGGCAGTTTTTGATGACGGTAAAAAAGAATGGTTGAATGACAAGCGAATGACCATGGTCGGCCGATTTTTTCTGCAAGGTTTGCTGGCGAAGATGGTCAAGAACGGCTGCCAGTTCGCGATTGTGGAAACGACTTCCGAAGGCATCCGCCAATACCGCCACAAATTTATTAATTATGACTGGTTGATCTTTACCGGTTTATATCCCGAGCACATCGAATCGCACGGCGGTTTTGAGAATTACAAGAAAGCCAAGGGAAAATTATTCGAGCATTTGAAAGACTGCAAGATAAAATATGTTGATGATATTTTTAAAATCTGCAACCAGGCCAGCTGTCTGCAAAAAACCGATTTGAAACGGATCAAAAAAACCGTGGTCGCTAATCTTGATGATGAGAACGCGCCGTATTTTCTTTCCTTCTGGGCGGAAGAAAAAATCGGATTTAAGATGGTCGATTCTTTAACACACCCCGCCTCGCCGGGCTCGGCACCCCTCTCGAGAGGGGAATTAGACTTGCCTGAAAATTTACAGATTGAATATTACAGCGAAATAAAAACCGAAACGGAAGGCGTTTCCTTCCAGGCCTTTGGCGAAAAAATTCAGCTGTCATTATTGGGTGAATTTAATGCCGCCAATGCGATGGCCGCCGCTTGCGTGGCGCGGCTGGCAGTAAAAGATATCAATGAGATAAAAGAGGGATTAAAAAGCGTCAAAGGCGTGGCCGGCCGGATGGAAAAGATCGATGAGGGCCAGTCCTTTACTGTTATTGTTGACTATGCCTTCGAACCGAATTCTTTAGCCAAGCTTTACGATACGATTGAAAAATTTCCGCACAATCGGATTATTAATGTTTTGGGTTCGGCCGGCGGGGGACGCGATGTGGCGCGTCGGCCAAAATTGGGATTGTTAGTTGGCAAGCGCGCTGACTACGTAATTATCACCAACGAAGATCCTTATGACGATGATCCGTTATTGATTATCGAGCAGATTGCGATCGGAGCGGAGAAGGAAGGAAAAAAATTAAATTTCGATTTATTTAAAATCCCTGATCGCCGCGCCGCGATCCGCAAGGCAATCGAAATTGCCGAAGAAGGTGATTTGATTTTGATTTCGGGTAAGGGGAGCGAGCAATTAATGATGATGGCCAACGGCGAAAAAATCCCGTGGGACGACCGGACGGTGGCGAGAGAAGAGATAAATATGGTTAGAGGTAATAAATAA
- a CDS encoding histidine phosphatase family protein, whose translation MSKRIVIVARHGEKGTGDKKDSLTAKGAMQIYGLAELLERRYGRIGKIAYSGANRTRQCSAIAAIAMGFWNPTISLNPLFHFEVPFETVFKSQMDPYLAECEAIKTAGGTMKEALEISEYTRVARKQIAQAIIEYAASADPAIDPVILAFSHGSYAEFAIPEHQLSDFPSLMQMGSAIAYEVENGIITNATFIIPAVA comes from the coding sequence ATGTCCAAGCGAATAGTAATTGTTGCGCGTCATGGAGAAAAGGGAACCGGAGACAAAAAGGATTCGCTAACAGCGAAGGGCGCAATGCAGATTTATGGCCTGGCAGAGCTTCTGGAAAGACGTTACGGTCGCATAGGAAAAATCGCATACAGCGGCGCGAACAGAACCAGACAGTGCTCGGCTATCGCGGCAATAGCGATGGGATTCTGGAACCCAACCATTTCCCTCAATCCCCTCTTTCATTTCGAAGTTCCTTTTGAGACCGTTTTCAAAAGCCAAATGGATCCGTATCTGGCTGAATGTGAAGCGATCAAGACTGCCGGCGGGACAATGAAGGAAGCGCTGGAAATCAGCGAATACACGCGTGTTGCAAGGAAACAAATCGCCCAAGCGATCATTGAATACGCGGCAAGCGCAGATCCGGCCATCGACCCAGTTATTCTGGCCTTCAGCCACGGCTCTTATGCAGAGTTCGCAATCCCTGAGCATCAACTCAGCGACTTTCCCTCTCTGATGCAGATGGGATCAGCAATCGCATATGAGGTAGAGAACGGCATTATCACTAACGCCACCTTCATCATCCCCGCCGTCGCCTAA
- a CDS encoding histidine phosphatase family protein, translated as MFKQNGEGINFEGERQVETRVVLEIMRHSIKEKAPEKPDAEIRLSQAGRDLANLKGERLQAQPEVSLAWGSSRKRTHETALRSMLPEHINPYQSLEEIEAMIAQEQKYGKKVIVDDRLNFDLSGPAGVEAMDAFKKGEYLENIFEKSDQRALELGDKTSSTYLRQAGNVAEIIDRYAQVGNNFNRLAARTDKYEKFGNQLERYLATHQGIFECFVAKVLEKKFGVEKRREFQKGLGNGSKETESIRVEIINRGPEQKIIVNYKIGDRQESVELDRNLIEEIIKERQEFDEKFSNKE; from the coding sequence ATGTTCAAACAAAACGGCGAAGGAATCAATTTTGAAGGAGAAAGGCAGGTCGAGACCAGAGTAGTTTTAGAAATTATGCGCCATAGCATTAAGGAAAAAGCTCCGGAAAAACCGGATGCGGAAATCAGGTTATCGCAAGCGGGCCGGGATTTGGCGAATCTGAAAGGCGAAAGGCTGCAAGCCCAGCCCGAAGTGTCTTTGGCTTGGGGAAGTTCACGGAAGAGAACTCATGAAACTGCTCTGCGCTCGATGCTTCCCGAGCATATCAACCCTTATCAGTCTTTGGAGGAAATAGAAGCGATGATCGCCCAAGAGCAGAAATATGGGAAAAAAGTTATTGTCGATGATCGGTTAAATTTTGATTTAAGCGGACCAGCCGGCGTGGAGGCGATGGATGCTTTTAAGAAAGGGGAGTATTTGGAAAATATCTTTGAAAAAAGTGATCAGCGCGCGCTGGAACTAGGGGACAAGACATCCTCGACTTATTTGCGTCAAGCCGGTAATGTTGCCGAAATTATCGACCGCTACGCCCAAGTCGGAAATAATTTTAATCGGCTTGCCGCGCGAACCGATAAGTATGAAAAATTCGGGAATCAGCTGGAAAGATATCTTGCTACTCACCAGGGCATTTTTGAATGTTTTGTCGCCAAAGTCTTGGAGAAAAAATTCGGCGTGGAGAAAAGAAGAGAATTCCAAAAAGGTCTGGGCAACGGCTCCAAGGAAACGGAAAGCATCCGCGTCGAGATAATCAATCGCGGACCGGAGCAAAAAATAATCGTTAATTATAAAATAGGGGACAGGCAGGAAAGCGTCGAGCTGGACCGGAATTTAATCGAGGAGATAATCAAGGAGCGGCAAGAGTTTGATGAAAAATTTTCCAATAAGGAATAG
- a CDS encoding PEP-utilizing enzyme: MKKIHFEKSLTRDSALVTQQGWYEALAKAPRKFLGIKKPINPPMFDYINDGAVEIWESPEALKEATDKLLAINKKDKNFLVGFIKRHQKNLKYFEKQWQKSALKSSAALKSYVDRFFEDVLVFTIYYLSAVDERTPKNLRKLALAVRETDVYFEKSDRLIRNSLIYLHPELKGYENLILRREISKPPSLKKLARRRKNMVVVGEKYAALISLKEFARKNKNYIIKIDKVDKNLKIIKGQTGFGGNVRGVVRILRRKDQINEFKKGEVIVSFMTTPDFVPAMKLAAAFVTDEGGVTCHAAIIAREMKKPCVIGTKIATKVLRDGDVVIVDANRGIVEIIK; the protein is encoded by the coding sequence ATGAAAAAAATACATTTTGAAAAAAGTTTAACGCGCGATTCGGCTTTGGTTACGCAGCAAGGCTGGTATGAGGCATTGGCTAAGGCGCCGCGGAAATTTTTGGGTATTAAAAAACCGATTAATCCGCCGATGTTTGATTATATTAATGATGGGGCGGTGGAGATTTGGGAAAGTCCCGAAGCGCTGAAAGAGGCGACTGACAAATTGCTTGCCATCAATAAAAAAGATAAGAATTTTTTAGTGGGCTTTATTAAGCGGCATCAAAAAAATTTAAAATATTTTGAAAAACAATGGCAAAAATCGGCGTTGAAGAGTTCCGCGGCGTTGAAAAGCTATGTAGATAGATTTTTTGAAGATGTTTTGGTTTTTACAATTTATTATTTATCGGCCGTGGACGAGCGGACGCCGAAAAATTTACGAAAGCTGGCTTTAGCGGTGCGTGAAACCGACGTTTATTTCGAAAAAAGCGATCGATTGATCCGGAATAGCTTGATCTATTTGCATCCGGAATTAAAAGGCTATGAAAATTTGATTTTGCGCCGGGAGATTTCAAAACCGCCCTCGCTTAAAAAATTAGCGCGGCGGCGCAAGAATATGGTCGTGGTCGGAGAAAAATATGCCGCGCTGATCAGCTTGAAAGAATTTGCCCGAAAGAATAAAAATTATATTATTAAAATCGATAAAGTTGATAAGAATCTGAAAATCATCAAGGGCCAAACCGGTTTTGGCGGCAATGTCAGGGGTGTGGTCAGAATTTTAAGAAGAAAGGATCAGATTAATGAATTTAAAAAAGGCGAAGTTATCGTTTCTTTCATGACTACGCCGGATTTTGTTCCGGCCATGAAGCTGGCCGCCGCCTTTGTCACCGATGAAGGAGGGGTTACCTGCCACGCGGCCATCATTGCCCGGGAAATGAAAAAGCCCTGCGTCATCGGCACCAAGATCGCCACGAAAGTTTTGCGCGACGGGGACGTGGTTATTGTTGATGCTAATCGGGGGATTGTGGAAATAATAAAATAG
- a CDS encoding PEP-utilizing enzyme: protein MNKYLKIIQAAGLVHASSRKLPLFSVSCLFLGYTKLLQEMAGYSYGTIGSIGESNRVNFLINENKVGKLFNRKVKISALAGLNNKFKIRFRKNKLAIVREKRKKDYFKTLEMITKVYPEVLCSIGFYNSIMRYVKDDPERAKKMGKLADSIAKDRDAVANLIYPEIEPLIIKGVDQIGKVLSFDGDLLRYLTLKEFQTFLKAKKLSRIKLAELAKRRSGYVYLFYNNEDMSGSDQRDIAVLRRHFWPDNFKVNLIKGTTAYPGKVRGRVYKSFHGVKSVKPGQILVTNITRPQDTPLLRKFLAIITDEGGILSHVAVIAREFKIPAVMSTKIATKVLRDGDLVEVDADKGVVKIIKS, encoded by the coding sequence ATGAATAAATATCTAAAAATCATTCAAGCTGCGGGATTGGTTCACGCCAGTTCCAGAAAACTGCCGCTATTTTCGGTTAGCTGCCTGTTTTTGGGCTACACCAAACTTCTTCAAGAAATGGCCGGCTATTCTTACGGAACGATCGGCAGTATCGGCGAAAGCAATCGGGTGAATTTTTTAATTAATGAAAATAAAGTGGGGAAATTATTCAACCGGAAGGTGAAAATTTCCGCTTTAGCCGGCTTAAATAATAAATTTAAAATCCGCTTCCGGAAAAATAAACTCGCCATTGTCAGGGAAAAGAGAAAAAAAGATTATTTTAAAACTCTGGAAATGATAACGAAGGTTTACCCGGAAGTTCTCTGCTCGATCGGCTTTTACAATTCGATCATGAGATATGTTAAAGATGATCCGGAGCGAGCGAAAAAAATGGGCAAGCTGGCCGATTCGATCGCCAAAGACAGGGACGCGGTCGCTAACCTTATTTATCCGGAAATTGAGCCGCTGATCATCAAAGGCGTTGATCAAATCGGAAAAGTTTTGAGTTTTGACGGAGATTTATTAAGATATTTAACCTTGAAAGAATTTCAAACATTCCTGAAAGCAAAAAAATTGTCGCGAATAAAATTAGCGGAGTTGGCGAAAAGGAGATCAGGGTATGTTTATTTGTTTTATAATAATGAGGATATGTCGGGAAGTGACCAAAGAGATATTGCCGTTCTGCGCCGGCATTTTTGGCCTGACAATTTTAAGGTTAATCTTATCAAAGGCACGACTGCTTATCCCGGAAAAGTCAGGGGCCGGGTCTATAAATCTTTTCATGGCGTCAAAAGCGTCAAGCCGGGACAGATTTTGGTGACCAATATCACCCGGCCGCAAGACACTCCGCTGTTGCGGAAATTTTTGGCGATAATTACCGATGAAGGCGGGATTTTGTCCCACGTCGCGGTCATTGCCCGGGAATTTAAAATTCCGGCGGTGATGAGCACCAAAATCGCCACCAAAGTTTTGCGCGACGGCGACCTGGTGGAAGTCGATGCGGATAAGGGGGTTGTAAAAATAATCAAATCATAA
- a CDS encoding PEP-utilizing enzyme — translation MKRKFKFSVVNPEVCLWPFCLLGEMFAFKLKKLYPWAKTGQIQEFADRTNRVAIDPARFNFIAPGTVKKVLADSGWSERATADIYIHCADLIKFTQGVYRAELAKKTDRELLKLYLIYRKKYVTTYAYGWFPNALEGTEYYFTNLLKKYLAGKIKNHQGRLENYLNILITPIKDSARVKEEIGLLRLGLKAKEKGVKSIEPELNRHYQKYCYIPFGYDGPAWDKKYFSGRLNGMLGENFDFTARLEEMERQKIELEAQRHKIIKEFGLDKDKDYYFLFNLAREVMYAKDYRKDVLYQSHYHLDKLIREIGRRLLLTPIQVKHIMPDEMRRALVERKYSEGELNERIKYSVIWVGDKKLKLYVGQPAKAFVKKYVMPEKKITGVGEFKGECAYRGKVRGIVKLVINSADMAKVEDGDILVSPATNPNLLPAMKKCGAIITDKGGITAHAAIVSRELKKPCIIGTKIATKVLRDGDLVEVDAERGVVIKLNN, via the coding sequence ATGAAAAGGAAGTTTAAATTTTCCGTAGTTAACCCGGAAGTTTGTCTTTGGCCGTTTTGCCTTTTGGGCGAAATGTTCGCTTTTAAATTAAAGAAGCTTTATCCCTGGGCCAAGACCGGCCAGATTCAGGAATTTGCCGATCGCACCAATCGGGTGGCGATTGACCCGGCCAGGTTTAATTTTATCGCGCCGGGGACCGTAAAAAAAGTTTTGGCTGATAGCGGATGGTCCGAAAGAGCCACCGCCGATATTTATATTCATTGCGCCGATTTGATAAAGTTTACCCAGGGAGTTTATCGGGCCGAGCTTGCTAAAAAAACCGATCGAGAGCTATTAAAACTATATTTAATCTATCGGAAAAAATACGTAACAACCTACGCTTACGGCTGGTTTCCTAATGCCCTGGAAGGAACAGAATATTATTTTACGAATTTATTAAAAAAATATTTAGCCGGAAAAATCAAAAATCACCAAGGCCGATTGGAAAATTATTTGAACATTCTTATCACTCCTATCAAGGATTCGGCCAGAGTTAAAGAAGAGATCGGGCTGTTGCGCCTGGGGCTTAAGGCAAAAGAAAAAGGAGTTAAATCGATCGAGCCGGAATTGAATCGGCACTATCAAAAATATTGTTATATCCCTTTCGGCTATGACGGCCCGGCTTGGGATAAAAAATATTTTTCCGGCCGATTAAACGGGATGCTTGGCGAGAATTTTGATTTTACCGCCCGACTGGAAGAGATGGAGCGGCAGAAAATCGAGCTTGAAGCCCAGCGCCATAAAATTATCAAAGAATTTGGATTGGATAAGGATAAAGATTATTATTTTTTATTTAATTTGGCCAGAGAAGTGATGTATGCCAAAGATTACCGCAAAGACGTTTTGTACCAATCTCATTATCATTTGGATAAGCTTATCCGCGAGATCGGCCGCCGGCTTTTGCTTACTCCGATCCAGGTTAAGCATATAATGCCCGATGAAATGAGGCGCGCGCTGGTGGAAAGGAAATATAGCGAAGGAGAATTGAATGAAAGGATCAAATATTCGGTAATATGGGTGGGCGATAAAAAATTAAAATTATACGTCGGCCAACCAGCCAAAGCTTTTGTAAAAAAATATGTGATGCCGGAAAAAAAGATTACGGGAGTCGGGGAATTCAAAGGCGAGTGCGCTTATCGCGGCAAGGTAAGAGGCATAGTTAAATTGGTCATCAACTCCGCCGATATGGCAAAAGTCGAAGACGGCGATATTTTGGTTTCACCGGCCACCAACCCCAATCTTTTGCCGGCCATGAAAAAATGCGGAGCGATCATCACCGACAAAGGCGGAATCACGGCTCATGCCGCGATCGTCTCCCGTGAACTGAAAAAGCCCTGCATTATCGGTACGAAAATCGCCACCAAAGTTCTGCGCGACGGCGATTTGGTGGAGGTCGACGCGGAGCGTGGCGTCGTCATCAAATTAAATAATTAA